The region GCATTTTCATTATTATGGCAAAGAAGAACCTGTTAATGGAAGTCAAATGGGACACATTACGATTTTGACAGAAAATATTGAAAAAACTTTGACCAATATCAATGATACAGGTATTTGGGGATAGGAGCAGAGCAAATGATTGAACGGTATACAAGACCAGAAATGGGAAAAATTTGGACGGATGAAAATCGCTACAATACTTGGTTGGAAGTAGAAATATTAGCTGTTGAAGCATGGGCAGAATTGGGTGATATTCCTAAATCAGACGCAAAAAAAATACGCGAACAGGCTAGTTTTAATGTCCAACGTATTTTGGAAATTGAAGAAGAAACGCGTCATGACGTAGTGGCGTTTACTCGAGCAGTTTCTGAAACACTTGGCGAAGAACGGAAATGGATCCATTATGGGTTAACGAGTACGGATGTGGTAGATACAGCTTACGGGTACCAACTAAAACAAGTGAATGCTGTATTGCGACAAGACTTGACAAACTTTTTAGAAATTTTGGGAGAAAAAGCAAAAGAGTATAAATATACCGTGATGATGGGTCGGACACATGGAGTTCATGCTGAACCGACAACGTTTGGATTGAAGTTGGCGCTTTGGTATTCTGAGATGAAACGCAACATCGAACGGTTTGAACATGCGGCAGCAGGCGTAGAAGCCGGCAAAATCAGCGGAGCAGTAGGCACGTTCGCTAATATTCCAACTGCTGTTGAAAAGTATGTCTGTGAAAAACTTGGCACTCGTCCGCAAGAGATCTCTACGCAAGTCTTACCTCGTGATTTGCATGCAGAATATATGGCGACATTGGCATTGATTGCTACCAGCATTGAAAAATTCGCCACAGAAATCCGCGGGTTGCAAAAGTCAGAAACGCGTGAGGTAGAAGAATACTTTGCCAAAGGCCAAAAAGGTTCTTCCGCTATGCCGCACAAGCGTAACCCGATCGGTTCCGAAAACGTTACTGGATTAGCGCGTGTGATCAGAGGACACATGCTCACGGCATACGATAACGTTGTTTTATGGCATGAACGCGATATTTCTCATTCTTCAGCAGAACGGATTATTTTTCCAGATACAACGATTTTACTAGATTATATCTTAAATCGTTTTGGAAACATTATGAAGAATTTGACTGTTTTTCCGGAAAATATGAAACACAATATGGATGCCACTTACGGGTTGATTTATAGTCAACGCGTACTGCTAAAATTGATTGATAAAGGATTGAGCCGCGAAAAATCTTATGATTTAGTCCAACCAAAAACAGCTATTTCATGGGAAAGCCATATTCCATTCCGTGATTTAATAGAAGGAGACAGCGAGATTATGTCTCATTTGACACTAGAAGAACTGGATGATGCATTTGACTACAACTACCATTTGAAAAACGTCGACGAAATCTTCAACCGAGTCGGACTATAAATCAGGATGCGGAGCGCCCTCGACCAGCTCTGACCTGATCTATGGTCTTTATGGACAAACTAAGTTCTAATCAACAGAAGTTTGTCCCGCGAAGGACTGTTATGGACAAACTAAGCCTAGATTAGCAGAAGTTTGTCCTGCGAATGGCCTTTATGGACAAACTAAGCCCTAATCAGCAGAAGTTTGTCCCGCGAATGGCCTTTATGGACAAACTAAGTCCTAATTAGCAGAAGTTTGTCCTGCGAATGGCCTTTATGGACAAACTAAGCCCAGATCAGCAGAAGTTTGTCCCGCGAATGGCCTTTATGGACAAACTAAGCACAGATCAACAGAAGTTTGTCCAAATTATTAATGTTCTTTTTGAAATTTCCTTCTTGTAATTAAAAAAGCACTTTTATAAGAGATAGCATAGGAAACCTGCATGGTAGACTTGTCATCTCTCTTTTCATTAGAAGTCATTGCCAAACGAGGAGATAGATAAATGAGAAAAGCAAAAGTGAAAGTGATCTTAGCGATGCTGATATTTGGAACAGTTGGCTTGTTCGTCAAACAAATTCCTTTAGCCTCAAGCGGAATCGCTTTTTACCGTGGCTTGTTAGGCAGCCTGTTTTTACTGATCGTGTTGATCAGCAAAAAAGATAAGATTTCATGGAACAGCCTCAAACAGAATGCCAAGATTCTCTTTTTTTCTGGAGCTGCGATTGGTTTGAATTGGATTTTGTTATTTGAATCCTATCGCTATACAACGCTGTCAAATGCAACATTAAGCTACTATTTTGCTCCGCTTTTTGTGCTGCTTGTTTCTCCTGTTGTATTGAAAGAAAAGTTAACCGCAGTGAAAGTAGGCTGTATCTTGCTGGCTTTAATCGGCATGTATTTGATTGTGGGAAAAAGCCCAGTCATTAGCGGGGAATACAATCATCCACTAGGTATTTTATATGGCATTGGTGCAGCAGCTTTTTATGCTAGTTTGATCCTGTTGAACAAATTCTTAAAGGGCCTATCAGGATTAGAAAGCACAATGATCCAATTAGCTGTTGCATCAGCCGTTTTGCTGCCGTATGTAATGTTGACTGAAGGCAGCGAATTGTTTCATATTCCAACCCATTCACTCCCGTATCTTTTGATTTTAGGGATAGTGCATACAGGGATAGGCTATACTTTTTATTTCTCTGCTATGCAGGACTTAAAAGGGCAGACGGTTGCGATTTTAAGCTATATTGATCCGATTTCAGCTGTTTTCATTTCTGCTTTGTTTTTAAATGAAAAAATGTCGTTTATGCAATTAGTTGGCGGTATCTTTATTTTAGGGGCTGCATTTGTCAGCGAATGGCCTTTGCCAGAAAGAAAAACACTGTGGATAAAAGCTAAAGAAAGACGGTAACCGAATACTGAAGAAAAAAGAGAGCTGACTGATTTAGCGCCATAGGTTCTGACTAATAGAAAAAATAGTTGGAAAAAAGGAAAGAAAGGTTCTATAATCAATGGGGCTGAAGGATGAGTAGGCTATCTTTCTAGTCAGACAGCAGAGAGCAAAATTAATTTACAGCAGGTGGAAAAAAGATATGCCAAAACCGAAAAACTTAGAAAAGACAGCTTATTACTACATAAAAGAACAAATCGATGCTAGACAATGGCTGCCACAAACTCATATTACAGAACAACACTTGTCGAAAGAATTAAAAATCAGCCGAACCCCAATTCGTCAAGCTTTCCAACGCCTGCAGGAAGAAGGGTACTTGG is a window of Carnobacterium mobile DSM 4848 DNA encoding:
- the purB gene encoding adenylosuccinate lyase — encoded protein: MIERYTRPEMGKIWTDENRYNTWLEVEILAVEAWAELGDIPKSDAKKIREQASFNVQRILEIEEETRHDVVAFTRAVSETLGEERKWIHYGLTSTDVVDTAYGYQLKQVNAVLRQDLTNFLEILGEKAKEYKYTVMMGRTHGVHAEPTTFGLKLALWYSEMKRNIERFEHAAAGVEAGKISGAVGTFANIPTAVEKYVCEKLGTRPQEISTQVLPRDLHAEYMATLALIATSIEKFATEIRGLQKSETREVEEYFAKGQKGSSAMPHKRNPIGSENVTGLARVIRGHMLTAYDNVVLWHERDISHSSAERIIFPDTTILLDYILNRFGNIMKNLTVFPENMKHNMDATYGLIYSQRVLLKLIDKGLSREKSYDLVQPKTAISWESHIPFRDLIEGDSEIMSHLTLEELDDAFDYNYHLKNVDEIFNRVGL
- a CDS encoding DMT family transporter, producing the protein MRKAKVKVILAMLIFGTVGLFVKQIPLASSGIAFYRGLLGSLFLLIVLISKKDKISWNSLKQNAKILFFSGAAIGLNWILLFESYRYTTLSNATLSYYFAPLFVLLVSPVVLKEKLTAVKVGCILLALIGMYLIVGKSPVISGEYNHPLGILYGIGAAAFYASLILLNKFLKGLSGLESTMIQLAVASAVLLPYVMLTEGSELFHIPTHSLPYLLILGIVHTGIGYTFYFSAMQDLKGQTVAILSYIDPISAVFISALFLNEKMSFMQLVGGIFILGAAFVSEWPLPERKTLWIKAKERR